In bacterium BMS3Abin08, the following are encoded in one genomic region:
- the rebM gene encoding demethylrebeccamycin-D-glucose O-methyltransferase, giving the protein MSIPESKSVEKTLERPDIHRQWKNSYRTEENEKFYEYAFDYIVSCLSPRKDSIFLDAGCGTCNHSIRLARRGFSVIAADFSESALKMAELNLQSFNMQDKIKLKRENLLSLSFADETFDYVLCWGVLMHIPDMEKAISELSRVLKKGGVLIISEGNMSSLQSIVLRNLKALLGKEKSVVRRTDAGLEYRETTSAGDLLTRQTNIAWLKRRFQNTGFVVKKHVSGQFTELYTRVSPKLLIGLIHGFNNLWFKYIKIPFFSFGNILILQKKA; this is encoded by the coding sequence TGGAAGAATTCGTATCGTACGGAAGAAAACGAAAAATTTTATGAGTATGCCTTTGACTATATTGTGAGTTGTTTATCCCCGCGAAAAGACTCGATATTTTTGGATGCCGGTTGTGGTACCTGCAATCATTCCATTCGTTTGGCAAGGCGTGGATTTTCTGTGATCGCAGCCGATTTCTCCGAGAGTGCTCTCAAAATGGCAGAGTTGAATCTGCAATCTTTTAACATGCAGGACAAAATTAAACTAAAACGTGAAAATCTGCTTTCTCTTTCTTTCGCTGACGAAACATTCGATTATGTTTTATGCTGGGGTGTGCTCATGCATATACCGGACATGGAAAAGGCAATATCAGAACTATCCCGTGTTTTAAAAAAAGGGGGTGTGCTTATAATCAGTGAAGGCAATATGTCTTCCCTTCAATCAATAGTCCTCAGGAATTTAAAGGCATTATTAGGGAAAGAAAAATCAGTTGTGCGGAGGACGGATGCCGGATTGGAGTATCGGGAGACAACTTCAGCCGGAGATTTGCTGACAAGGCAGACTAACATAGCATGGCTTAAGAGAAGATTTCAAAATACCGGGTTTGTTGTTAAGAAACATGTATCGGGTCAATTTACAGAGCTGTATACCAGGGTCTCTCCAAAACTGCTCATCGGTCTCATTCATGGGTTTAACAACCTTTGGTTTAAATATATAAAGATTCCCTTCTTCTCCTTTGGCAATATACTGATTCTTCAGAAAAAGGCGTGA